From one Triticum urartu cultivar G1812 chromosome 3, Tu2.1, whole genome shotgun sequence genomic stretch:
- the LOC125549140 gene encoding putative glutaredoxin-C2, with protein sequence MAERVRRLASQRAVVIFGASNCCMCHAVKTLFTEMGVSWTVHELDKDPRGKDVERALAGMVGQNPPVPAVFIGGALVGPTDKVMSLHLGGQLVPLLRQAGALWL encoded by the coding sequence ATGGCGGAGAGGGTGAGGCGGCTGGCGTCGCAGCGCGCGGTGGTCATCTTCGGGGCGAGCAACTGCTGCATGTGCCACGCGGTGAAGACGCTCTTCACGGAGATGGGCGTGAGCTGGACGGTGCACGAGCTGGACAAGGACCCCCGCGGGAAGGACGTTGAGAGGGCGCTCGCCGGCATGGTTGGCCAGAACCCACCTGTGCCGGCCGTCTTCATCGGCGGCGCGCTCGTCGGCCCCACCGACAAGGTCATGTCGCTGCACCTCGGCGGCCAGCTCGTGCCGCTCCTCCGCCAAGCCGGCGCTCTCTGGCTCTGA